One window of Mauremys reevesii isolate NIE-2019 linkage group 4, ASM1616193v1, whole genome shotgun sequence genomic DNA carries:
- the LOC120403956 gene encoding uncharacterized protein LOC120403956: protein MRLDSEEKEALDYIEAFLTSNEQDEAKKLKFLDSISTLRSLPAFMNKALLVEKIKELIDHESVDSLTGVMRQQAMLAIMKLSKMKLPVRILTQPSLLATCFSSIFSLPPAHTMEEVEAALYTKTLKTMDEMLKALVCEDQEPNLLVLQIILKEVEEFRVLGQLVGCLTLCCVEQEQEIWQSAVEGLHHLFSFMQLLKSKMLVKHAQSISRSSRTVKLREPSGSPTSAISHR, encoded by the exons ATGAGGCTAGACTCGGAGGAGAAAGAGGCTCTGGATTACATCGAAGCCTTTCTCACGAGCAATGAACAG GACGAGGCCAAGAAACTCAAGTTCTTGGATTCCATCAGCACCCTCAGAAGCCTGCCTGCTTTTATGAACAAAGCCCTGCTAGTGGAGAAGATAAAG gagctgattgatcaCGAGTCCGTCGACTCCCTGACCGGCGTGATGCGTCAGCAAGCTATGCTCGCCATCATGAAGCTGAG cAAAATGAAGCTACCGGTGCGGATCCTGACACAACCCAGCCTGctcgccacctgcttctccagcatcttctccctgcctccagcacacaccatggaggaggtggaggctgctCTCTACACCAAA ACTTTGAAAACCATGGATGAGATGCTGAAGGCCTTGGTGTGCGAGGATCAGGAGCCCAACCTTCTGGTGCTGCAAATCATCTTGAAG GAAGTGGAGGAGTTCagagtcctgggccagctggtggggtgtctcactctgtgctgtgtggagcaggagcaggagatctggcaatcggctgtggagggacttcaccacctcttctccttcatgcagctgctaaaat CCAAAATGCTGGTGAAGCACGCGCAGAGTATcagcagatcctcaaggacagTCAAACTGAGAGAGCCTTCTGGGTCACCAACATCAGCAATATCACATCGGTAA